The window GCGCGGGCACACCCGGGAGGCGCACGGGGAGGCGGTGGAGCGCGACGACACCCCTACGCGTCGGCTCGCCGCGCACCCCGGGTTCGGCGCGGCGCCCTGACGAGCGCGGCGCCCTGGTTCCGCCGCCGTGACATCGCACCGTGCGCTGCGCCCCCCGTTCCGTCACCGGCGTCACTCGCGTCTCGTCAGTGCGCGCCGTGCACCGCAGCGACCGCCTCCACCCGAGCCGCCAGCGTCAGATCCTTCTCGGTGACCACACCGCCCGCATCGTGCGTGTGCACCGCCAGGGCAACAGTGTTGTAGCCGAGCGTCAGATCGGAGTGATGGTTCAGCTCGTCCTGGATCTGAGCGACATGGACGGCCAGTGCGGCGGCGGCGAAGTGCGAGGCGAGCCGGTAGGTGCGGGTGATCCGGTCACCCTCCAGCGCCCATCCGGGCAGCTCGCTCAGCCGGTCCTCGATCTCTTTCTGCGACAGCGGTTCGGTGGGCACGGGGCGGCTCCCTCACGAGGTCGGTTGCTGATGGGCGGTGGCGGTGACGTTACGGTCTCCGTATGACAACTGTCGCGCTAGACACGGGGGTAGGGCCACTGCTGCGCAGCTGGCGTCAGCAGCGGCGGATCAGTCAGCTGGAGCTGGCCCTGCGCGCCGACTCCTCGGCCCGTCACATCTCGTTCATCGAGACGGGCCGCTCGCGCCCCAGCGAGGAGATGATCCTGCGGCTGGCCGATCATCTCGACATCCCGGTCAGGGAACGCAACGCCCTGCTGTTGGTGGCCGGTTACGCGCCACGCTACGCGGAGACCGCGCTCGACGACCCGGCGATGGGCGCGCTGCGCGACGGCATGGACCAGCTGTTGCAGGGGTACGACCCGTATCCGGCGCTCGTCGTCGACGGCACCTACACCGTGGTGGCGGCCAATCGAGGCATCGCGATGCTGCTGGAAGGGGTCGCGGAGCATCTGCTCGCGCCACCGCTGAACGCCATGCGGCTCACCCTCCATCCGCAGGGTCTCGCTCCGCGCATCCGTAACCTGCGTGCGTGGCGGGCCGATCTGCTGGCCCAGATGGAGCGTCAGATCGCGCTGGCCCGTTCGGCGGAGCTGCGTGAACTGTACGAGGAGGTCGCCGCCTATCCGGTGCCGGAGGGCGCCGACGGTCGGGACGAGCCGGCCGGGCCGTCTTCGGCGCTGTCGTTCGCGCTGCCGCTGGTGATCGAGTACCGCGGGCGGGTGCTGTCGTTCGTCTCGTCCATCGCGACGTTCAACACGCCGATGGATGTCACGGTGGCCGAGTTGGCGATCGAGACGTTCCTGCCCGCCGATCAGGAGACCGCCTCGTATCTGCGCTCGCTCGCCTCCTGAGGTCCGCCGTCACGTGCGTCCCCGGCCGGGCACGAGGTGTCACTTCTTGGCGAGGGGGCGGGTCCACGGGGCGTCGGTGCGGGCCAGGACGGTCGCGGCCGCGCTCGCCGCGGCCAGGATGACCGCGGCGAGCAGCACGGGCAGCGTCGGGTGTCCGTTCAGGACGGCGAGGGCTCCGACGACGGCGCCGAGCAGCATGGCGCAGGCCGAGAC is drawn from Streptomyces sp. NBC_01717 and contains these coding sequences:
- a CDS encoding 4a-hydroxytetrahydrobiopterin dehydratase; the protein is MPTEPLSQKEIEDRLSELPGWALEGDRITRTYRLASHFAAAALAVHVAQIQDELNHHSDLTLGYNTVALAVHTHDAGGVVTEKDLTLAARVEAVAAVHGAH
- a CDS encoding helix-turn-helix domain-containing protein, which gives rise to MTTVALDTGVGPLLRSWRQQRRISQLELALRADSSARHISFIETGRSRPSEEMILRLADHLDIPVRERNALLLVAGYAPRYAETALDDPAMGALRDGMDQLLQGYDPYPALVVDGTYTVVAANRGIAMLLEGVAEHLLAPPLNAMRLTLHPQGLAPRIRNLRAWRADLLAQMERQIALARSAELRELYEEVAAYPVPEGADGRDEPAGPSSALSFALPLVIEYRGRVLSFVSSIATFNTPMDVTVAELAIETFLPADQETASYLRSLAS